The nucleotide window tttttttttatattggggTGAAAGCTTACACAGGATTAATATGAAATGCTGTTCTTGTATATAATATTGctcgtatacagtataattcttGTTTATTCTTTTCCAATACACTTTGCATTTGTACACTGATTACTGTGTTCACTCTTTTGCGCTCTCTTTGTAAGCACTTACAAAGTGTGAAAGAGTGAATTTCGAACTCACGAGTAAACCCACATCCATTAACCAGGATTCAAACTGGCATTTGATGTGTACTAGACTGTGCATTATTACACATGATCGTGTTACGGTGGTGCGTTATGGAGAGCCGCAACATGAGATTTTACCACGTTTTTAATGATAAGAGTCCTgatgcagggctttagagggggttAATAAAATAGAAGGtggtgagagtgcttatgacaggCACAGGAAGACCTTCCCGTTTGGAGatggcgtgggattattaattaaaaaacttaaagtgccattttaaaggttgctaatattgctttatgagtctcttaaaacaggtttacgtGTATggaaggtcaaaaaacactttagttttctccaaaaatagatttaattttaactcatatctaaatgattcgtaaacgactcgtgtgaagcagttcgaagaatcattctgtctaaacccctcctttccgtgagcccccactgctgtgattggtcagatcaTGCAgtcctttatgattggtctaccacTACAGCGTGTGTTGGAAAACAAAGCGCTTATTACTATAACTGAACGACAGCTTTGGTGACCCGTCattacatagaaaagatggcgtcggttttaccgtaTCAATTCGAGCCGGAGTCCGACGATGAAACGGTTGAAGTGGCACATCGACAAAAAACTGTTTCGCAAGCACGACTGGAGCAGGACGTTTCTCAGTGGTAAGTGTCATATGTTGAGATGACTGTGGTAacattaattgtaagatggcgggcaagttgttcgcgacatagaacgtgggcggacattatgcaaatatggtacatagtgacgtggatccgtaacagaaaAAAGATTCTAATTGCTAAAGACttgtttaggcgaatgtgagctgcactgtaaaaaatttctgtaaatttacatagaaatttaacagaaaaatgctgttttaatgaaatatCAGTAGGTTGCCGTTTTTtacagtgcattgtgggaagaCTTGCTCACTTCAGGTTAGTAGTCGAACAACAACAGTATGTCACTGTTATTTAACGGtattatatcatattttttttatttgtgcgaCGTGTATTATCACCACGAGGTAATTAGAGTGCACCTTTATCTATGTTTGTcatatctttaaaaatattacactgcAAAAACTGAAAtctaagaaagtaaaaaaaccTTATTTCTAGAAAATGTGTCTTGTTTTTTACCATTAAAGATAAATAGTCTTATAAAATACATTGTGTAGTAGACTATAAATCTTAATTCAAGAAAATTGATCTTCGTCTGGCTAGGCAAGTAAATATTAACTCATTTTAAGCAAGATTTTACTAGAAACAAGTGACAGCTATAAAGCCCAAATATTGGTGCATGTTCAATTAGATTGTTGTGCTATTTTTAAGACTAATATACCACTAAAATTTCTTATTTCAAGAATCTTAAGAAAAgattatttcagatttttttgtttgtgtgtgtgtctgtctgtctgtcagttttTGAAAATTCAATTAAGAAAAATTGCTGTGAACATAAACACTTGcctaaaaagtgttttaattctgatttatttcgtattgaaaaaaaaaattgcaaatgtTGTATCAACAACAACCTCATTCAACATTTGTATTCACAGAATCTTATGTAGCACAATCAATTCTAATAGATTTCTTCCTGTCTAAACGGACAGCACTTCACGAGTATTAACAGTTCCTCTAAGAAATATTCTTGGTTCAGTACAGGTTACGCTCAATCAACAGCATTTGTTGCATAATGCTGAttatcacaaaaaataaataactttcacTTTTTCCTTCAAAAAAATGATGGTGCTGACTGAGCTTAACCTGTATTGAACCCAGaacattctttaaaacatcACAATGATAAATggaagaaactttttttttttatgtttcaaataagacaaaacacaaatttacaGAACACACAAGTTTCTCACGCATTTGAAGCTTTATGTAATTCCATCACATCTCTGAGGTAATATTTTATAGGGACATAAGTAATGTCCTTGTGAATGAAACTGTAATACGGTGTGAAGTCTACAAGTTTGTCTGCGTTTACTAGTTCAGTTCCCTCTGCCAGGTTGGGAATCTCAACTTTATAAGACATGTAGTCTCTGTCAAAACAGACAGTACTGTACCTCTGACACTCAAAACAATACAAAGATGAATTTATGACATAAATGTTCTTCACAAGTCCAAATTCTGTTAGGCTTGTAGAATCTGCCATACACGCAAGTAATGTTTTTTCACAAATGTATTTGTTACCATTCAAAGTAATCCACTTAACAGATACTGCATGGTCTATCTGATCAACTCCAAAGTAGTCCTttacttttccttttaaatatgGCATATTTTTTACTTCTGATACTGGTCCCAGCACACATTCACTAGTAAAAATGGGGTGGTTGGAACTGTTCACATTCTGACAGCATTCAAACATTTGATTATGCCTAATCAAGGACTTACAGACATTTTTGAAATTTACCTTTAAaacccatttttttaaaaagcaatgtTTGGATTCGAATCTCATGCACATGTGACGGAGCATTGGTCCCAACAGTTTAATCTGGGATGGAACATGAATCAAGTAATGTTGTTTAGGTGTAATGTTGGAATCTGGGAAAAGGTCCTTAAAATGTTGAAGATGCTGTTCGATAAGTACTTTCAATTTGTCAATAGTCTCAAGACATATAACAGGTGAAAACAAAAGCTGAACGATTTCGAGAAGTTcaagaataaatgaaaaatatgcaCTACCTTTAATTACATCCAACAGAAATGGCAATATTTTGAGCAGAACAAGCATTTGACCTGAGGACTGCTTCAGTTTATTGTCATTGGAagctaatgtactgtatgcaatAGGACAAGGCCTATCTCTAGTATCTTGTGGAGAGTATGGGAAGCCAATGATACCAGCATTGAAAGCATCTAGGTCCAGTTGTCCCAAAAGAACCAATTGTTTCAACAAGCACTTAAGTTCCAAGGGAGCAATGCCCTCAAGAATTACGTGCATTATATCTTGAGGTGTTTGTTGGATCAAATTGAAGGCAGGGAAATCCATTACTTTGCTCCTTCGGTTTATTCCGTATGTAGTTTTAAGGCTGTTCCTGAGAAACTCAGTGCTGGCTTTCTCAATGTCACTGCACTGTCGAATATGTCTTTCCAGTGTTCTTTGCTCAAAGTtttcttcattaaaataattctgcattttttcAAAAGAACATTCACAATGtctgcatttactgtatgcaaAGCCTACACCCTCTTTAAATCCACACAGCTCATGCTGAGCTAAAGTATCTCCACATATGGAAACCACTGCTCCATATATTTCATGTTCACCACTTGCAAGATGAATTTTCACACCATTATAAAGCTTTACCAAGTCGTCATGCAGTCTTGCCAGTATGGCATCAACTCCACATTCTAAGAGGTCCCTTTTCATTGCAATGGCAAGAAGGCGGATTGAAGCTAATTTGGACCTGTACTTTGGATTAATATTTCCCAAAGTGTAGTAAAACATGAGCAACTTGTTCTTTAAAGCATGAGACCCGAGTGGATTGCAAATTTCGATTTCATCTGAATAAAGGATAATCTGTAAAGCAGAGGGGTTAGAGGAAAATAAAGGGTGTGTTTGCATGAGTTCACCATCTATGTCATAAAAATATCCACTGCTGCATTTCTGAGGTCCATCAATTATCATTGCAAAGATTTTCGGATGAGACAGTAATTGTTCTAAACTGTTTATCAGTGGTATATAATGGaaagatttgttttttatgcagaggtctctcctttttccccttttttgacAGGATGCTGCTAATCCAACTGAAATTTCTTCTGCTTCCACATAACtgaatttttcttttatgaCACTGTCTTGCCTGTATGTAGTTGAAATGGCAGCAAATGGATCTTTAAAGCAGTCAAAGATTCCCAAAGCTTCTTGTTGAAGCTCACTTTCTGAATGTCTGTGGAACACTGTTTGTAGCTGACTCCTCAAGCTGTTCAACAACTGAGCTTGATACTCCTGAACTGCTGCCACAACGTCATTCACACCGctctgaaggggaaaaaaacaaaaacaaaaaaaaaacacttaattagCAGGGAGATACACTGaaaattacataattaaaaaaaaaaaaaatctttatttgtgACTGTGTGCTACCTCTcataaagcaaaaagaaatattttaggaatctgcccaaaaaataaaactaaaaactttGTCATTTATTAGgcaaacaacaagctaaaacatctaacatattctttattcacacattaccaaaaaaaaaaaaaaaaaatgtgtatgacaTTTTGGCCAttctgaatgaatgaatgaataaataaatactgtaataaagcACTTTACTATTTTTATGCCTTTCTTGTAAACAGTAAattcaaaaaataattattaaataattaaccatcagaaatatacagtaagtaaagtGTTAACACATTCTGAGAGATTAACCATTACAGAAACAAAATTTGTTTTGGAGGGCAACTGTAGCACAAACCTTCTATTAGGTGGTTGTCTGATAAAttcatgcactgtgtgtgtctaTACATACGTGCACAATATTAACAGAATATttagtaaaatgtatttatttatttattgactgATACTAACCTGTGAGAGATGATGTTTCTCTCTAGCAGTTATCACAACAGCGGTGGCATGTCTGGACAGCACGTCATCACTTGATAATTCATCATtctacagggaaaaaaaactgaactgtATAATAATTGCTTTATATAAAAGACAGTGGAATGACAGTAATAATATGAGATCAAAGTTATTAATTTACCGTGGTTTCTTTGGGGAGGCATGAAGAACATGAGTCATCTAAAGGCCTGTTTGGAATGAGCTGTGTGGGATTCGAATCTGAAGTTTCATTCAGTACATCCTGTATTTCCAAGTTCTGAGGCGTCGGCAAAACGGAGTTAGTGCTTAAGCCAGAAAACACCGTTTCACCAGTATCGAAAGCGTCAAAATCACCAAAATGTTCCACAGGAACAGGAAGAGAGGGTGGTAGATACACAGTGTTTTCCAATGTCGTTCCATTATCCGACCTGTTACTTGAGTTCCCTGCATCCTGAGCCACCAATGTTGGCCCACTATCTGCCCACACATTGTTGCTGGATGTCTCGTGGACTGATCTCTCTCTCCGAAGTGATCTGGTCCTGCTCACGCCGTCTAGATATTGTGAGTGTGTTCGTCTAACGTGATACCAAAAAGAGTTGTAGACTCGGTACTCTTTAGTGCATCCATCTATTCCACAAACCAGGCGGAAATCTGGACTACGACTATGTGCAAAATTAATGTGACTCAATAAAGATTTGAGAGTAAGAGCCACAAATACGTAGCAAATGACGCAGCGCCAAATCATTTTTCTCCGCTGAAATTACATTTCGTACCTCCGATAAAACTTTGTGCTTTGACCCTGTGACGCGTTGACGTTAAGACGCATTTATCAATCCTTATGTTACAACATgcactaaaaaaatttttatttaaatgtagatacaCTAGTATTGATTATTGTGATAAAATGTAGTTGTACTGCTGTTGTACAGAACTGGCTGCTATCAGCCAGTGttattatatgtattaaaactcttttttgctttttcataACACCTAATGTTTTTACTGATGCTAACAAAAAGTACCCTGTCAAGTGTTAAGTGATCTTTTATCAATATTGCCTGTTTGTTTTACTACATTCAGCCATTTCATATTTGTAGTAGTAGGCCTAAACACTTTACAATAAGGTTCATTAGTTAACTAACATAACTTTAATTAACATGTACTAATTGTTCTTGGTTAATGTTAATTTCAACATTTACTAATGCTTTATTAAAATCAAAAATTGTGTTTGTTAACATTATTTATTGCACTGTGAAATAACATGAACAgctgtatttttattaactgacataAACAGATTACTAAAATCTGCAGTGGTTCTCAATTACAGTCCTTGCCACAGCATTGTTTGTCAACAGTTGTGGGAGTGGCTTGGGCAAAGTTATGTCACTTTCCCAAAAATCTGTGAACAGCTTGCTCTGATAAAGTCTTTAAGATTTGtgggtttttaaaaaacaaaaaaacaaacaaacaaacaaaaaaggtacTGGGTGGATTTGTATCATTGTAGGGTGGTTGTGAACACATACTGCTAACACACATTTAAGTTCAAACAACAtgtaaaagtgaattttgcatccATTGTCCCCTTCTGAAGTGTTGTAATTGTAATATTTCTGCCCAATTAGGTCCAATTGTTTTtggataaaatgttttaatttgctGTATTGACACACATTTCAATACCTGAAGTCTTCTTCACACAAAGTATACCTAAGCTATGCTGACTGATGTATTTACATGTGTTCTAAGCTGCTAACATTGGTGAAGACATTTTGCCAACTCTCTCACGAGAGGATATCCGAGATCTCTTTCCTGGTCCTGAGCACTTCCTGCGGCGCAAAGCCATTTGGCTTTTGACTCATAAGGAAGAACAGGTAATTAACTTCAAAAACCTTGTATTTTGGATATTTTTAACCTATTAGTGGGAATAATTTCAGTACAGATGATGTGTATTTAAGTTGGTGTGGTTGAACAataacatgcatacatacatacatgtgaGACACTGTGAATGAAATGATAAATTATTTTGATttgattaatgcattttattgtgttttaggg belongs to Clarias gariepinus isolate MV-2021 ecotype Netherlands chromosome 2, CGAR_prim_01v2, whole genome shotgun sequence and includes:
- the LOC128514156 gene encoding uncharacterized protein LOC128514156, which encodes MIWRCVICYVFVALTLKSLLSHINFAHSRSPDFRLVCGIDGCTKEYRVYNSFWYHVRRTHSQYLDGVSRTRSLRRERSVHETSSNNVWADSGPTLVAQDAGNSSNRSDNGTTLENTVYLPPSLPVPVEHFGDFDAFDTGETVFSGLSTNSVLPTPQNLEIQDVLNETSDSNPTQLIPNRPLDDSCSSCLPKETTNDELSSDDVLSRHATAVVITAREKHHLSQSGVNDVVAAVQEYQAQLLNSLRSQLQTVFHRHSESELQQEALGIFDCFKDPFAAISTTYRQDSVIKEKFSYVEAEEISVGLAASCQKRGKRRDLCIKNKSFHYIPLINSLEQLLSHPKIFAMIIDGPQKCSSGYFYDIDGELMQTHPLFSSNPSALQIILYSDEIEICNPLGSHALKNKLLMFYYTLGNINPKYRSKLASIRLLAIAMKRDLLECGVDAILARLHDDLVKLYNGVKIHLASGEHEIYGAVVSICGDTLAQHELCGFKEGVGFAYSKCRHCECSFEKMQNYFNEENFEQRTLERHIRQCSDIEKASTEFLRNSLKTTYGINRRSKVMDFPAFNLIQQTPQDIMHVILEGIAPLELKCLLKQLVLLGQLDLDAFNAGIIGFPYSPQDTRDRPCPIAYSTLASNDNKLKQSSGQMLVLLKILPFLLDVIKGSAYFSFILELLEIVQLLFSPVICLETIDKLKVLIEQHLQHFKDLFPDSNITPKQHYLIHVPSQIKLLGPMLRHMCMRFESKHCFLKKWVLKVNFKNVCKSLIRHNQMFECCQNVNSSNHPIFTSECVLGPVSEVKNMPYLKGKVKDYFGVDQIDHAVSVKWITLNGNKYICEKTLLACMADSTSLTEFGLVKNIYVINSSLYCFECQRYSTVCFDRDYMSYKVEIPNLAEGTELVNADKLVDFTPYYSFIHKDITYVPIKYYLRDVMELHKASNA